A section of the Thermotoga caldifontis AZM44c09 genome encodes:
- a CDS encoding winged helix-turn-helix domain-containing protein encodes MNFKEVARLILEREKRPMSALEIAKIALKEKLIDSPKDLIKLRWKIYEVMYNDFRLRGDSSTFVKVGRGIFALREHSTERRRESSELEDLIRRLEETQYKSASPSEFEETLRAAFSFLGFETELIGTPGNTDVLLKAEVGEKSYSANVDGKTSKRGKIDDVQIDWLSLKDHREKTKADFVVVVGPDFAGGNLEKRAQQNRVVLLKTKDLIEILKEHARFPFNLIELRELFETPGNSSQTVEKVIERHRDRTRFLEQLKLLLDEMKNLQKSYLRYFSIDSLSAREKIQEAGLKPQEVEEIIKFLKSPLIRAIEENPVGKYFLTMSRRNVSEIFRRISECLEEVHHVNDEESTLRKSLKDYLLQNKDVPRRIRKVLLPLCLKLGTVTRETIKRELVRQGEAKDMQQAGIVLSTISKSINDHDFLGRVIRYDKLKPWIKENYRIAEEYAGMVKDVLDEIEGAKTS; translated from the coding sequence GTGAACTTCAAGGAAGTGGCACGTCTCATTCTGGAGAGAGAAAAAAGACCAATGAGCGCATTAGAAATAGCGAAAATAGCATTGAAAGAGAAGCTGATCGATTCTCCGAAAGATCTGATCAAATTGAGATGGAAAATCTACGAAGTCATGTACAACGACTTCAGGTTACGCGGTGATTCTTCCACGTTTGTTAAAGTTGGAAGGGGAATCTTTGCACTGAGGGAACACAGCACAGAGAGAAGAAGAGAAAGTTCAGAACTTGAAGATCTGATCAGAAGGCTGGAAGAAACACAGTACAAAAGCGCGTCACCATCGGAATTTGAAGAGACTTTGAGGGCTGCTTTTTCTTTCCTGGGATTCGAGACGGAACTCATAGGAACGCCTGGAAACACGGATGTACTTTTGAAAGCAGAAGTGGGAGAAAAGTCGTACAGCGCAAATGTGGATGGAAAAACAAGCAAGCGCGGAAAAATCGATGATGTGCAGATAGATTGGCTCTCCTTGAAAGATCACAGAGAGAAAACAAAAGCAGATTTCGTGGTCGTTGTCGGACCCGATTTCGCCGGAGGAAACCTTGAAAAGAGGGCTCAACAGAACAGAGTTGTGCTTTTGAAGACGAAAGATTTGATAGAGATTTTGAAAGAACATGCCCGTTTTCCCTTCAACTTGATCGAACTCAGAGAACTTTTCGAAACACCGGGCAACTCTTCACAAACTGTGGAAAAGGTCATAGAGAGGCATCGTGACAGAACCAGGTTTCTTGAACAGCTGAAACTCCTCCTCGATGAGATGAAAAATCTTCAGAAGAGTTATCTTAGATACTTCTCGATAGACAGTCTCTCGGCAAGAGAGAAGATTCAGGAAGCCGGATTGAAACCACAGGAAGTGGAAGAGATCATCAAATTCCTGAAATCACCGCTCATAAGAGCTATAGAAGAAAATCCTGTTGGGAAATACTTCCTCACAATGAGCAGAAGGAACGTTTCTGAGATCTTCAGAAGGATTTCTGAATGTCTGGAAGAGGTTCATCACGTGAACGATGAAGAGAGTACTTTGAGGAAGTCGTTGAAAGATTATCTCCTTCAAAATAAAGATGTCCCACGCCGGATCAGAAAAGTCCTGCTCCCTCTCTGTTTGAAACTTGGAACCGTGACCCGAGAGACAATAAAAAGGGAACTCGTAAGGCAAGGCGAGGCGAAAGACATGCAACAGGCAGGGATCGTTCTGTCAACCATCTCGAAGAGTATAAACGACCACGATTTTTTGGGAAGAGTGATCAGATACGATAAACTAAAACCATGGATAAAGGAAAACTACAGAATCGCTGAAGAATACGCAGGAATGGTCAAAGATGTTCTGGATGAGATTGAAGGTGCCAAAACATCTTAG
- a CDS encoding DUF505 domain-containing protein — MIVTKRHALVLKKLYEKGEEFSVREWEAFDRETLWHLELAGLVKPVGVEMYDLTFAGNILGELLTEMIREGVLKDPKEWDDSFRWIGSEVISMIRYSKLARSMVRGEIAKALEERGFVKEGNFTPYAYTLDEVYYASHPRLIVSSKLAEYLRKMVEGPGESSTLPVGGDELLQLEAMRMIAFSVPKSDIYALTGLGQQIRAALRKGLLVTDELVLDELVLDTVAKAYEGNQLSDFERNVLLERGLIDWTGELHPMAEHLYLAWKIYKKGPYLMTPAFQISEDEARLLEVIDKLWKRHEKEEDVFPELKQIEKEVDWEWKRKDLTVKLALYNLEGFGLLRSREHRHGARRTLVYELTSYGEEVLEDQRKNLRSVTAVGVKSITMTKKEFAAPNVEWYEQARREGLVSDAAPTSSGHLYTRLSVEVERKPLITGTEMKVLRKVPYKAGVFIEDMILSEEERTALDSLEAKNLVEILPTNVATLTEAGQLMKRSLSAVPDDVEVPVTPLVVRLLQAIRKHGGLQMREKRIRINPESWKVIEKELNVDPETLNNTILLARISKLITEDALTEAGVAFLQAVDELARKEYPWVEF, encoded by the coding sequence ATGATCGTAACGAAGAGGCACGCACTCGTGCTGAAAAAGCTTTACGAGAAGGGAGAAGAATTCAGCGTAAGGGAATGGGAAGCCTTTGACAGAGAAACGCTGTGGCACCTCGAACTCGCAGGGCTTGTCAAACCGGTCGGTGTTGAGATGTATGATTTGACCTTTGCTGGTAACATTCTGGGAGAACTTCTCACCGAAATGATAAGAGAAGGTGTTTTGAAGGATCCGAAGGAATGGGACGATTCTTTCAGATGGATCGGCTCCGAAGTCATTTCCATGATCAGATACTCAAAGCTGGCTCGGTCGATGGTGAGAGGAGAAATAGCCAAGGCGCTTGAAGAAAGAGGATTCGTGAAGGAAGGAAATTTCACACCTTACGCTTACACTCTCGATGAGGTTTACTATGCTTCACATCCCAGGTTGATCGTGAGCTCGAAACTTGCAGAGTATCTGAGGAAAATGGTAGAAGGTCCGGGCGAGTCCAGCACGCTACCTGTGGGTGGAGATGAACTTCTCCAGCTCGAGGCGATGAGAATGATAGCCTTCTCCGTTCCAAAGTCTGACATTTACGCCCTCACGGGGCTCGGGCAGCAGATAAGAGCGGCCCTCAGGAAAGGCCTCCTTGTGACGGATGAACTAGTTCTCGATGAACTGGTTCTGGACACCGTGGCGAAAGCTTACGAAGGAAACCAGTTGAGCGACTTTGAGAGAAATGTGCTCCTCGAAAGAGGGCTCATCGACTGGACAGGAGAACTTCACCCAATGGCGGAGCATCTCTACCTCGCATGGAAGATCTACAAAAAGGGTCCTTACCTCATGACTCCCGCTTTCCAGATCTCGGAGGACGAAGCGAGACTTCTGGAAGTGATCGACAAACTCTGGAAGAGGCATGAAAAGGAAGAAGACGTCTTCCCGGAATTGAAACAGATAGAAAAAGAGGTGGATTGGGAGTGGAAGAGAAAGGATCTCACTGTGAAGCTTGCACTCTACAACCTTGAAGGTTTCGGCCTTTTGAGATCAAGAGAGCACAGACACGGAGCAAGAAGGACTCTCGTGTACGAATTAACCAGCTACGGTGAAGAAGTGCTCGAAGATCAGAGGAAGAACCTCAGGAGTGTTACAGCCGTCGGTGTGAAATCTATCACCATGACAAAGAAAGAGTTCGCGGCTCCAAACGTGGAGTGGTACGAACAGGCAAGAAGAGAGGGTCTTGTCAGCGATGCTGCTCCCACTTCTTCTGGTCACCTCTACACGAGGCTTTCCGTCGAAGTTGAGAGAAAACCACTCATAACAGGCACGGAAATGAAGGTTCTCAGAAAGGTTCCGTACAAGGCGGGTGTTTTCATCGAAGATATGATCCTTTCGGAGGAGGAAAGAACCGCACTCGACAGTCTTGAAGCAAAGAATCTGGTGGAGATCCTGCCCACAAACGTTGCCACACTCACAGAAGCTGGCCAGCTTATGAAGAGGTCTCTTTCAGCCGTTCCCGATGACGTGGAGGTGCCGGTGACACCGCTCGTGGTCAGACTCCTTCAGGCCATCAGAAAACACGGTGGACTTCAGATGAGAGAAAAGAGAATCAGAATAAATCCAGAAAGCTGGAAAGTTATAGAGAAAGAACTCAACGTTGATCCCGAGACCTTAAACAATACCATCCTCCTTGCCAGAATATCCAAGCTCATCACAGAGGACGCACTAACCGAGGCGGGAGTAGCGTTCCTTCAGGCGGTGGACGAGTTGGCAAGGAAAGAGTATCCGTGGGTCGAATTTTAA
- a CDS encoding ArsR/SmtB family transcription factor, with product MKLHELFRILSNETRLKILAVLLGKEMCACQLLAIAGTTQPNISQHLQVLKDRGVVKTSRKDSFIYYSINERFIEEHPFLIPILERAKKEYGVRVVESCSSPNRSSEE from the coding sequence ATGAAGCTTCACGAGCTGTTTCGCATTCTTTCAAACGAAACCAGGCTGAAGATTTTAGCCGTTCTTTTGGGGAAAGAGATGTGTGCTTGCCAGTTACTGGCAATCGCCGGAACGACACAGCCGAACATCTCGCAGCATCTTCAAGTTCTCAAAGACCGCGGTGTTGTCAAAACCAGCAGGAAAGATTCTTTCATCTACTATTCGATCAATGAAAGATTCATCGAGGAGCATCCATTTCTGATCCCGATTCTCGAACGTGCAAAGAAGGAATACGGAGTAAGAGTCGTAGAATCTTGTTCTTCACCGAATCGGTCGAGTGAGGAGTGA
- a CDS encoding permease, which translates to MVLIFVAFYFVPFGHPIVDQSILNGFYLLQEYAREHVLLCLVPAFFIAGTISVMLKRDAVLKLLGPNAKRIISYPVAAISGGILAVCSCTILPLFGGIYKKGAGIGPATTFLFAGPAINVAAIFLTGWVLGWDLGLARLIATMTAAVLIGLIMEMIYQERGEGGLAFTSDDDQYGVRGIIFFLIQLGFLATSSLGINQTLKYSLMTLLGISALFMALFAFKRETVQNWLYETWDFAKKILPYLFIGVFFAGVLTKLLPPQVVTALLGNNDLLSNLVASVIGTLMYFATLTEVPIVQALRELGMAKGPTLALLMAGNSLSLPSMIVITKLLGKRKAFTYFGLVVGFSTLFGMMYGAI; encoded by the coding sequence ATGGTGCTGATCTTTGTGGCTTTCTATTTCGTTCCGTTCGGACATCCGATTGTCGATCAGAGTATTCTGAACGGATTCTACTTGCTTCAAGAATATGCGCGTGAACATGTTCTTCTGTGTCTCGTTCCCGCGTTCTTCATCGCCGGAACGATATCGGTAATGCTCAAAAGAGACGCCGTTTTGAAACTCCTTGGTCCGAACGCTAAAAGGATCATTTCTTATCCTGTCGCTGCGATTTCCGGAGGCATTCTGGCCGTTTGTTCCTGCACCATTCTTCCGCTCTTTGGAGGGATCTACAAGAAAGGTGCCGGTATAGGACCTGCCACCACTTTCTTGTTTGCCGGGCCTGCCATAAACGTCGCGGCGATATTTCTGACTGGATGGGTCCTCGGATGGGATTTGGGACTTGCCCGTCTCATCGCGACGATGACGGCGGCAGTCTTGATAGGTTTGATCATGGAGATGATCTATCAAGAAAGAGGAGAAGGCGGACTCGCGTTCACTTCCGATGACGATCAATACGGTGTAAGAGGAATAATATTCTTCTTGATACAGCTTGGATTTCTGGCAACGAGTTCTCTTGGTATCAACCAGACTCTCAAATATTCCCTGATGACATTACTCGGAATCTCCGCACTCTTCATGGCTTTGTTCGCTTTCAAAAGAGAAACCGTTCAAAACTGGTTGTACGAAACCTGGGATTTCGCAAAGAAGATACTTCCGTATCTCTTCATCGGTGTGTTCTTCGCGGGCGTTCTGACCAAGCTTTTGCCGCCGCAGGTGGTAACGGCACTCCTTGGAAACAACGATCTCTTATCCAACCTCGTAGCGTCCGTCATAGGAACTCTCATGTACTTCGCCACTCTTACGGAAGTTCCGATAGTTCAAGCTCTGCGAGAACTTGGAATGGCAAAGGGACCAACCCTTGCCCTTCTCATGGCCGGTAATTCCCTCAGCCTTCCGAGTATGATCGTTATCACGAAACTTTTGGGAAAGAGAAAGGCTTTCACCTATTTTGGCCTTGTGGTAGGCTTCTCAACCCTGTTTGGAATGATGTACGGTGCGATCTGA
- a CDS encoding AAA family ATPase, protein MLFSLTPKTKKEDLFGRERELKDLEKLLETYPIVVITGLRRVGKSSLVKVFLNENDFLHMTVDGRRLYETSEGNISSHHLTKLLGEELSRISKSQKLLNVLERVRGITVSGTSIELNPKEFSLSDLLEKLNETAKRQKKKIVIFFDEAQYLRYYGHRGGSDLLALFAYCYDNFENVRFIISGSEVGLLHDFLKLEDYSSPLHGRGIGFLTLRPFTFDQSVDFLMEGFREVGEKINFDVEEIVREIDGIVGYLVLFGVKYLEKKDKDEALKEVFHSVKALFEKEMEELRKRSERYPFILKQIARGINTWSALKNIFLAKGDFISDSRLYSLLETLEKMSFVEKTQSGYRMVDPVIEKILGE, encoded by the coding sequence TTGCTCTTTTCTCTCACTCCTAAGACGAAGAAAGAAGATCTCTTCGGCAGGGAACGGGAACTGAAAGACCTCGAAAAACTGCTCGAAACCTACCCGATCGTTGTGATCACCGGCCTGAGACGGGTTGGAAAGTCTTCCCTCGTGAAGGTCTTTCTGAACGAAAACGATTTTCTACACATGACCGTGGACGGAAGAAGACTCTACGAAACATCGGAAGGCAACATCTCATCCCATCATCTCACAAAGCTTCTCGGAGAAGAGCTATCCAGAATATCGAAATCTCAGAAACTTCTGAACGTTCTCGAAAGGGTTCGTGGGATCACTGTGAGCGGAACATCGATAGAACTCAATCCGAAGGAGTTCAGTCTTTCTGATCTTCTCGAAAAGCTGAACGAAACGGCAAAGAGACAGAAGAAAAAGATAGTCATTTTCTTCGATGAGGCGCAGTATCTCAGATATTACGGCCATCGTGGTGGAAGCGATCTTCTGGCACTTTTTGCCTATTGCTACGATAATTTCGAGAATGTACGCTTCATCATCAGTGGTTCAGAGGTCGGCCTTCTTCACGATTTTTTGAAACTCGAAGACTACAGCTCACCCCTCCATGGCCGCGGAATAGGTTTTCTCACGTTGAGACCGTTCACCTTCGATCAATCCGTGGACTTCCTCATGGAAGGCTTCCGCGAAGTGGGAGAGAAGATCAACTTCGACGTGGAAGAAATCGTGAGAGAAATAGACGGTATAGTGGGGTATCTCGTCCTTTTTGGAGTGAAGTACCTCGAAAAGAAGGATAAAGATGAAGCACTGAAAGAGGTATTCCATTCTGTGAAGGCCCTTTTTGAAAAGGAAATGGAAGAGCTCAGAAAAAGGAGCGAAAGGTATCCGTTCATACTGAAGCAGATCGCAAGGGGTATAAACACATGGTCTGCTTTGAAAAACATCTTCCTCGCAAAAGGCGACTTCATCAGTGACTCCCGATTGTACTCTCTCCTCGAAACTCTGGAAAAGATGTCATTCGTAGAAAAAACGCAGAGTGGATACAGAATGGTTGATCCAGTTATCGAAAAGATTCTGGGTGAGTGA
- a CDS encoding thioredoxin family protein, with protein MAKKVEIFGKGCPRCKQTEKIVRMAIEELRIDAVVEKVQDINEIISRGVVATPAVAVDGKIVISGKIPTLEEIKRILQHA; from the coding sequence ATGGCGAAGAAAGTGGAGATATTTGGAAAAGGCTGTCCACGGTGCAAGCAGACCGAAAAAATCGTGAGGATGGCGATCGAAGAACTACGAATCGATGCGGTCGTTGAAAAGGTTCAGGACATAAACGAGATCATCTCAAGAGGTGTTGTCGCAACTCCTGCGGTAGCGGTGGACGGAAAAATTGTCATTTCCGGTAAAATTCCAACCCTGGAGGAAATCAAGCGAATTCTTCAGCACGCTTGA